The Entelurus aequoreus isolate RoL-2023_Sb linkage group LG03, RoL_Eaeq_v1.1, whole genome shotgun sequence genome contains the following window.
CAGTGTATTACTatggacacaactaaagcagcgCACACACAAAGATGTTCTAAATCTGAAGAGATGAATTATCAAGTGCAGACCCCACCcacactagggatgtaacgatgtgaaaatttcatatcacggttatcgtgaccaaaattatcacattattattgaatgtgctgaaaaagtacttattgtttttttctgcagTACATTAAGATTTACTcaaatgaaaagtgcgtaacaaatgaaatctattattattattttttattcttggcGGGCGTTGTGGTTGCCTATTCTGTcccgcggtccttgaacgcacagtaaaaacacctctgtctcgtattcctctgagtatagaacGATCATTGTGTGCTAAGGGAGCACAgctgaatagcttagttgctgtGACAGCATTgtctttatacaagtttagattggggtatgtcgtttcttaatgtgAAAAGATGTCAATGTCTGTTGTTTTCGTGTTAGCAATTAAGCTTGCAAGGTGCCcaccagtcagtctgtgagtttatgaaagtgcagttatcaatcagagctttttgataattttAGTTTAAAAGGGACCTGCGCTTTTTTTTAGATTTTGACTATCATTTACATTGCTcgtgtgagacaagcacacatatatttttcttttttttatgcatattaAATCGTTAATGAAAGCTAGCAaagggtggctaacaatgcaggcaaTGGGGATTCGATCTATTCAGTCTATGAAGCCCTAAAAAACTATCAAAACCCTCAAAcaccgttttatatacatgctgtaagtatgtacataatttagtaacatcataataacatgtaatatttacatattttggtcatttgaaGTATTACGACATATTTATTTCACAACATTCACTATTTCCTTTATTAAAATACAACTATTACCaaacatggcagacttcatgagaacatgtagcagtattgctcagTGCTGAACAACAAATACGAAGtacaaacataattaaacaatCACTTTATAGTGTCTGCTCTCAaaacttgtgttttctgtttggaTGTTGAATGCAGCATAATCCTCACTGAGGTTAAAAAAACGAACAACTTTTCTGGTCGATCCTCGCGTTGTCTCCGGGACTAAAGTGAATCTCAAATTTGACTAACTTCcaagtttatggccacaaccttctgctATACAAGTGAAAGGCATGGATTATTATACAgatttaacttttaccaactcacaggcaatgcagcagctcacagGCTCAATATGTGATTACGGCACTGATAAGAGTAGTCCCtcggcgttagcgcttataataacaatgtcattaatacttggttaatattcaggtcatgacatgtaattGGAGTATTGTTAGTGGTTTTTGGATGACTTTTTTACGAGGGCTTATTGGGCAGGATAGATtaatcccattagctgcattgataGTGGTCTTGTACAAGCCtaatattaaaaattaaattgcattaaaaaaaagaaaaacatgttttcttgttTGACATATGAATTGTGAATGGTAagccaaattccaaaaaaagtgcagttcccctttaaaacagtaatactaaccgtcgggtTAGGCGAGCGCCTGGCCATGGGGCCCGGctaggcacagcccgaagaggcaacgtgggtcccccctacaatgagctcaccacccatagcaggggccatagaggtcgggtgcaatgtgagctgggcggcagccgaaagcagggcacttggcggtccgatcctcggctacataagctagctcttgcgacgtggaacgtcacctcgctggggggaaggagctagtgcgcgagggggagaagttccggctagatataatcggactcacttcgacgcaccgcaagggctctggaaccagttctctcgagaggggctggactctcttccactctggcattgctagcagtgagaggcgacgggctggggtggcaattcttgttgccccccggctcaaagcctgcacgttggagttcaacctagtggatgagagggtagcttccctccgccttcgggtggggggacgggtcctgactgttgtttgcgcttacgccccaagcggcagctcagagtactgttgcgttgaccagatgtcctccagggaatttaagtttctggtcactcccaagttctttttatggcacataagctgaagtttaaagtgatcaccaggcagtagttggtattttgtggtttattctcaaagctttgacaataaacgtgagaccaatccagtacagaagcgttcactagcGCAGCTAAGATGGATCTCccccaaacccacggaagtgctgtgttcttccatctgtccctcgctcccaccctcgttgttatggctactccctgagttatctctactcccTGCATTCCAGAGCTATCAAAGCCAGACCATACCGTACACTTTGAAGACTCAAAAGAAAACAAAATGGAGCTGTTTTGCAAAACGACCACGAaactaaagaagtaacacttaaatatggatatatgtaattatccacttccgtcagtacccaccctttttggattcactcgagggagtactggagagtgctcccccgggtgattccctcgttctactgggggacttccacgctcatattggcaacgacagtgaaacctggagaggcgtgattgggaagaatggccacccggatctgaacctgagtggtgttttgttattggacttttgtgctcgtcacagattgtccataacaaacaccatgttcaaacataagggtgtccatatgtgctcttggcaccaggacaccctaggccgcagttccatgatcgactttgtagttgtgtcatcggatttgcggtctcatgttttggacacccgGGTGAAGAGACGGGCGGAGcgttctaccaaccaccacctggtggtgagttggctgcgatggtgggggaggatgccggacagacctggcaggcccaaacgcattgtgagggtctgctgggaacgcctatcagagtctcctgtcagagagagtttcaattcccgcctccggaagaactttgaacatgtcacgagggaggcgctggacattgagtcagaGTGGaggatgttccgtacctctattgtcgaggcggccgattggagctgtggccgcaaggtggttggtgcctgtcgtggcggtaatcctagaacccgctggtggacaccagcggtgagggatgccgtcaagctgaagaaagagtcctatcaggttgttttggctcataggactccggaggcagcagacaggtaccgacaggccaagcggtgtgcggcttcagcggtcacaGAAGCAAAAACtctgacatgggaggagttcggggaagccatggaaaataaCTTCCAgacagcttcgaagcgattctggaccaccatcctccgccttaggaaggggaagcagtgcaatgtcaacaccgtgtatggtggggatggtgttctgctgacctcaactgtggatgttgtggatcggtggagggaatactgcgaagacctcctcaatcctaccaacacgtcttcctatgacgaagcagtgcctggggaatctgtagtgggctctcctatttctggggctgaggttgcagaggtagttaaaaagctctgcTAGGAACCAGAGCCAAGCCTGTAACATCACGATGTCCATGTGATGTTacaggctctggatgctgtggggctgtcttggttgacaagactctgcaacatcgcgtggacatcgggggcggtacctctggattggcagaccggggtggtggttcatctatttaagaaggggaaccggagggtgtgttccagctatcgtgggatcacactcctcagccttcccggtaaggtctattcaggtgtactggagaggagactatgccggatagtcgaacctcggattcaggaggaacagtatggttttcgtcctggtcgtggaactgtggaccagcgctatactctcggcagggtccttgagggtgcatgggagtttgcccaaccagtctacatgtgctttgtggacttggagaaggcattcgaccgtgtaccccgggaggtcctgtggggagtgctcagagagtatggggtaacggactctctgattgtggcggtccgctccctgtatgatcagtgtcagagcttggtccacattgccggcagtaagtcggacccgtttccagtgagggttggactccgccaaggctgccctttgtcaccgattctgttcataacttttatggacagaatttctaggcgcagtcagggcgttgagggtatctggtttggtggctgcaggattaggtctctgctttttgcagatgatgtggtcctgatggtttcatctggccaagatcttcagctctcactggatcggttcgcagccgagtgtgaagctctgtcatccgggaggagctcaaagtaaagccgctgctcctccacattgagaggagccagatgaggtggttcgggcatctggtcaggatgccacccgaacgcctcactagggaggtgtttcgggcacgtctgaccggtaggataCCACGGGgaggacccaggacacgttgggaagactatctctcccggctggcatgggaacgcctcgggatcccccgggtggagctggacgaagtggctgggaagagggaagtctgggcttccctgcttaggctgctgcccccgcgacccgacctcggataagcggaagaagatggatggatggatggatggatgggtgggagTTTTAACacagttatcattaataccgtttatcttTACATTCCTACCCaatatctatccattttctatcgcgaGTGTCTGCCATCTTTGATCAGAAGTGGGATAAATCAGACAAAAACAGCCTGGTTGTTTTTATGTATGTACCCCGCTTAAATCACCAAcgtgtgggattctttgtttgggcactcgatTCCATGGAGTGAGACTAGTTTGTTAGGCACTATGTTTGGCCATACCATATCCATGATGGTATACCAAAACCGGGGCAAACTTTtggtgaaaatgtatttaaaaaatggaatgcaaagtgggGCCCACAAAAACTGAGATACCACAGTACTTTACATTTCAAGATGACTTACACATTTGCCATTAAGTCTGAACTATTACCAACTTGTCATCTTTGAAAATATGACGTATGGTACaatatatataaacttgcagaTTTATAATTGCAGCAGTTTTGTGTATTGACCTACTTTGACATAGGCGATGAGGTCTGTGCAAAGGGGGTCAGTCGGTCCTGCTGCCGGACCAGAAAAGCCGATGTTGCCTTCCATTGTGATTTCGCGAGATTTAGAAAACTTTTGTCCTGAATGTTAATGAAGGCAAAATAAATCcgtagttttttttcttctttctttaaaGAATGTATTCTCTGAGTAGCCAACTCTTACCGATGACCCACACAAGAAGGTTCTTCTCCTTAGAAACATCTAGTTGTCCAAAGCTCACTTTAACATCCACACACCCCATCTGAGGTCTGCACAAGAAAAATAAACATAATGCAAACAcagtaaacaaaaaatatatttggatttaAGGTAGTCTAAGATGGTACAACATTACTTCCAATTTTGTCACCATGAGCTATatttcacaatattgcacaattcTACTACAGTATAAATGTGATTGAATATTAGAATTGAGATTGCGATTCTCTGAAACAATTTTTCAAACACCATGTACAGGACCATGTGCTTTTTATTTAAATCAAATCACACTGTTTTACTATAAACATACTGCAAATATTGTATGTTTCCTATCGTCTTGTCCTTAGTGTCTATTGTCTTTCTGCCGTTTTAATGGGAGGTCCGGAAAGGGCAATCGACTGAGGAACTTTTTCAATAAAAATTTATAGAAAGTAGACAAAATAatacattgagtaaaaaaaatatcggtACACTCGCATACTCCACAATACATTCATGCATGTAATGGACAAGTAAAAAAAGGAAATTATTAATGTGATCCCTTCTCCCGCGAGCTAATGAATTATAGCCATGCATGCCTCGGTGGCCAGAGCAGTGACGCCAGGATGTTGGTTTGTGATGCAATATAGTACCGCCTTGTCTAAATCGTCGATATTTAAAAATTTGATTGCATGTTAATGTAAATATAGaataaaattgttttctttttttgtgcaACTCTAGATACAGTAACTGTAGATAGATGCATACACTGCTTTTACGACTTACTGTAATTGTCGCTTGCTCGCAAAATCACAATATTGTGGAACCTCTTCTTTGaatttgtgtgttttgttttttacccgCATATACTCCAAAAGAAAGAGCAACTGAAAAAAGTACTATGCGAAGGAACATGAGAAGGGGAGAATATACATTGAGAGTTGTATGAaagtttacagttaatacatactTATTATCAAAGTTAAAATACGATATTACTGTTGTTCTGTCTTATTTTTAAAAGTagttatattatttgtatatttgtgttGAAATGAAGTGTGACAGTCAGGTGTCATCAGTCTGAGTCGTTTAACATTTGTTTTTCCTTACCATAAGTAGTGGTTAGCTTTTTCTTACACTTCTATGATGACTATATTGCCATACAAATTGCCAGTATGGTTAAGGTTTTGTGGTGACATTTTAAttgtataataatatttataatttcAATATTTCCAATGGAAATATTAATGAAATGTGTACAAATCCAAGGCTGGATGATTGTGattgtacgaaagcctattgtgtgcctttaaccagttttgtaatgttcctatgcatttaggttgataggtcaatctgtgacgtcatttcccctttaaagcacgtctttgtcagaatagccggtttcaatcagtggtggcagccagccttgtgtgcgttgacgactaaatgtaagttttgtcacatactgttacagcatttgaactgactgtcgtgccttgctacttctgcaaatgtttggtgcattgtatgctaagatcagttgtttttgggtcgattgagagctaattagtctcgttgacggcgtttacatttacgtgtagtttatttaacgtcattgcaactgcgatggcggagtttggcctttagatggcgacatagaccacataatcgccatgtatggctctgaagcttagaaacttgttggaagttcatacatagttaaatgcaATATAAAAGtgtgcataacaacaacatatatactgcatttaactatgtatgaacttccaacaagtttctaagcttcagagccatacatggcgattatgtggtctatgtcgccatctaaaggccaaactccgccatcgcagttgcaatgacgttaaataaactacacgtaaatgtaaacgccgtcaacgagactaattagctctcaatcgacccaaaaacaactgatcttagcatacaatgcaccaaacatttgcagaagtagcaaggcacgacagtcagttcaaatgctgtaacagtatgtgacaaaacttacatttagtcgtcaacgcacacaaggctggctgccaccactgattgaaaccggctattctgacaaagacgtgctttaaaggggaaatgacgtcacagattgacctatcaacctaaatgcataggaacattacaaaactggttaaaggcacacaataggctttcgtacacagCCGCCCCCAACTGTCCGTATGGCAGTTGAAACTAGAAGAAAGTCTATGAGGTAGTGTCCTCGTCATCAAGAGGTGGAAGCATGATCAGTCGGGCGACTGGGCGAAGGTAGGTGCGATTCTTCACTTGTATTCTGGCAGTCCAGACCCGTCCATCTGCTCCTGGATGTGTCTGAGTGATCCGTCCTACAGGCCACGATCCTCGGGGGAGTTGAGGATCCACTATCAAGACAACTTGACCAGCCAAAAGGGTCTTGCCATCGTTCCTCCACTTGTTACGTTCTTGCAGAAAATCCACGGCGGAAGGTGGGGATGAAGCACCAGCAACAGCCGCCCCATGAAGGGAGCTAGCTGTCTCTTGTAGAAGCTGTTTCCATGTGGAgaacttactgaaatcagtaagCTGAGTGGATGAAGCACAGGAAATAGTTCCAACGAAGGCGGATTTCCTCAGCTCTGTGGCATCCGGTTCCAGGTCAGATGTAGGCAAATTGGGCCACTCATTTTCTGGCAGGTAAAGGAAGTGCGGGCCCTTATTCCAGCGGTGCTCTTGGATCATTTCCCAGGTTGACCACTTGTCAAGGAGATCTGCAGGCTGGATCTGGTCGTCCCAGCCAAGGTTGGACTTCCACATATCTTCGATGAGCACCTTACACCGAGTGGTAAATGGTACAATGAATCCTAGGGGGTCATAAAGCTTGGCCAGGACACTGTAGACATTTCGAAGAGTGGCAGCTGATGATTCTGTTGTGTGACGCTTGAAACTCAGAGTGTCATTCAAACAATCCCAGCATAGTCCAAGAGTGGGTTCGTGGAGGTTATCACTTGCTTTGGATAACCACAGCTCACTAGTTGCTGATCGTGCATCAGGTGGTAGATGGGCCACAACTTCTGGCATGTTGCTAGCCCACTGTCGGATCTCGAAACCTCCCTTGCTAAGAAGTTCACGCAGAGTGTCAATGAGAGCTTTGGCTTCTTCAACCTTACTCAGACTGTGGAGGCAATTATCCACATAGAAGGAGTGCTCAACCACTTGCATGAGCAGAGAGTCTGGTGGCTCATAGTCCCTGACGTGCTGCTGTAAGGCGTACACTGCACAACAGGGGCTGCAGGTTGTTCCGAAAGGTAGGACCTGCCATTCAAGGATCTGCGCTCTAGATTCCCTTTCCATGTTCTGCCACAGGAATCGAAGGAGTGGTTTATCATGGTCAAGTAAGCGGATCTGGTGAAACATTGACTTGATATCCCCGCTTATGGCTATTGCATGACATCGGAACCGCAAGAGGACTCCAATCATAGTAGGGCCCAACGTTGGTCCAGGGAGGAGATGATCATTCAAAGACTGGCCATTGTAGGAGAAAGAACAGTTGAAGACCCCTCTGTCTTTCCCATTGTGGTGCACCATATGATGTGGTACGTACCACGACTCAGTACTCTTTGCTGCCTCCTCTGAAGGAATCTCAGCAACGTATCCTGTTTTGATAAGTTTGTCCATCTCTCTACGATAAGAGGTTGCAAGGTGAGGGTCTTTGGCCAACCTGCGTTCAATGCGGCGCAAGTTTGGCATTACAGCATCTGAAGGTGCACATAGCATAGTGCTTGGCTGGCGACGTAACAGGGGTGTCGCGTAGCGCTGGATACCATCAACAGGTACACGCTTAGAGTCAGTCTGTAAAAGAGAGAGACCTTGTTGGTCTTGCTTGGAACGAGATGCAATCTTCTCGCTGACGTAAGGGAGAGTATCGATCTGCCAGAGACGTTCCACATTCTTGAAAAGTTCGGTATATGGGGATTCAGTGGTAACGTGCAGACAGGAAGGCTGATGGGAAGATGCATAAATCACAGACGGACCTTGTAGGGACCAGCCTAGGTTGGTACAGACTGCTATGGGGCCGCCAGATGGGCCTGCTCGCACCGGCTCTGTAGGAGCAAGAAGCTGGGACATATCAGAACCTATGAGGAGTAGCGGTTGCGCTCGATGGATAGGCAGCAAAGGAAGGTCTTTGAGGTGCTCGTAGCGTTTTTGGAGGGCCGCTACTGGATAtgtgtgctgagataggctcagattCTCAGCTGTGAAGGCATTTTTAATCCAATACTTCTTGCTTGGCTTGAAGATGGGGGAGACGTGAAGGCTGACTGACGAACCATTGAGCACTTTCACTTCTTGTTGAACAGTTCTCAGGTGAAGGGTTTCAGGATGCTTAGCAAGTTGTAGTTGCTCTACTGCATAGGGGAGGATGAGTGTTCTCTCAGAACCATCATCGAGCACAGCAAATGTCTCTAGAGTGCGGTCTCCATTTTGTAGGAGCACTTTAACAACTTTCAGCAAAACTCTTTGAGGGCTTTGAGGCTGTTCCAGGTAGACTGTGGGTTTTTGGTTACTCATCATCAGGACTTGTTGAGATGACTCTTGGATCGTGTCATGCAGTACTGTGAGGTGAGTCTCTTTGCATAAGTTACAAGGGCGTTTAAGCGTACATGCTGCAGCTTTGTGGCCACGACCGCACTTCCAACATCTGTTACCTTCTTGGATCCACTTAGTAATCTCACTGGTATTCAGTTTCTTGAAGTCCAGGCATGAGTTGAGGTAATGCTCCTTACTGTTGCAAAATGGACAATAAGGACTAGGTTTAAAGGGTTGTGACTTTGTCAGATTGGTGCTCTGGCTGCTACCGGTTTCACCAGAACATAAGAGAATTGATGCTGTCCTTTGTTTCGGCCATGGACTATTATAATCCTCCCTCTTGGCAGGAGGAGGCCCCGGGTTGTAGAGGTGAGTGACTCGGCTGGCCAGGCGCTTAGCTTGAGCTTTAACTTGGAGCCAGGATGCCAGGTCGGGCAGGGTGTAAGTTTGGTTGGTACCTGGCTGTAGAATGCCTCGACAAAGACAGTATTCCATAAATCCGTCTCGGTGAGCAGGAGGCATTTTACTTATGAGGCGGTCAACGTGAGAACCACATTTGAGCTCGCATCCAAGGGGTCCCTCTAAAGTCCGCAGCATACCAACTAAGGTCTGAACTGAGAGAGCGAAGGTGTCGAAAGCTTCTGCATCCCCCCCTCAGTCGATTGCCCGAAAGGGCAATCGACTGAGGAACTTTTTCAATAAAAATTTATAGAAAGTAGACAAAATAatacattgagtaaaaaaaatatcggtACACTCGCATACTCCACAATACATTCATGCATGTAATGGACAAGTAAAAAAAGGAAATTATTAATGTGATCCCTTCTCCCGCGAGCTAATGAATTATAGCCATGCATGCCTCGGTGGCCAGAGCAGTGACGCCAGGATGTTGGTTTGTGATGCAATATAGTACCGCCTTGTCTAAATCGTCGATATTTAAAAATTTGATTGCATGTTAATGTAAATATAGaataaaattgttttctttttttgtgcaACTCTAGATACAGTAACTGTAGATAGATGCATACACTGCTTTTACGACTTACTGTAATTGTCGCTTGCTCGCAAAATCACAATATTGTGGAACCTCTTCTTTGaatttgtgtgttttgttttttacccgCATATACTCCAAAAGAAAGAGCAACTGAAAAAAGTACTATGCGAAGGAACATGAGAAGGGGAGAATATACATTGAGAGTTGTATGAaagtttacagttaatacatactTATTATCAAAGTTAAAATACGATATTACTGTTGTTCTGTCTTATTTTTAAAAGTagttatattatttgtatatttgtgttGAAATGAAGTGTGACAGTCAGGTGTCATCAGTCTGAGTCGTTTAACATTTGTTTTTCCTTACCATAAGTAGTGGTTAGCTTTTTCTTACACTTCTATGATGACTATATTGCCATACAAATTGCCAGTATGGTTAAGGTTTTGTGGTGACATTTTAAttgtataataatatttataatttcAATATTTCCAATGGAAATATTAATGAAATGTGTACAAATCCAAGGCTGGATGATTGTGATGATTTGTGTTTGACGTTATTTCTTCACTGACTGATTAAATGATGATGAATGAAAAAATGGCGTAATACTAAAATAGTTTACCTGTTAAAAAAAGGCAGGTGTGCTTCACAGTACTCAAAACTATTCTTGACGCTTTCATGAAGTTTGAGAGTCACTGACACAAGCAAGTGGTTTTCCTCTTCCTTCAGTTGGTATGACCCCAGAATAGGAGGAACAGGGACCTGTGGAAAATGTTGGACGTATTTAACAAAGAAAAGGTGAACTTGAATTAGCTGTGTGTTTGTAACCTGAGATGTGTAGCCACAAAGTCGAAAGGGTTCCAAAGGAGGAGAGAAAGGAAACTTGTAAGGTCCAGAGAAAGATGAGCCATCGTCGTTATCAACACTGCATGCTGTTAAGATATTGGAATCCAAGGAGGTGACGCAGGGATGCACCAAAATATCCTGCAATGGTGATCCATTAGGTGGCAGAGTTAGGGTCACTGTCACATTTGGGAGCACCCCCTCCACTTCACACTGTTGATAGTAAAACAAAGTGCAATGAACAGACTGAGAGCAATGAGTACAAAAAGTAATTTTGCTTTAGAGCTTACTTTGCACATCACTGTGCCAAACACATCCCACGTATCTCGTCTACTTGGGTCACCATACTGTTTTGAGCGCACCGTTTCTGTTAGTGCTATGTTCACAACAGCACGTCCCTTGTGGAAGCTTGTTTTCCAGGCTGGCTGCTTCTGGTTCCCAGCAGGAGCGAGAACAGAGGCTGAAGCAAGTACCCCCAAAGAGGGCACATCAAGGGGTGTACCAAAGGGGCAAACATGCAGGAGCACAGTGGGCAGCACTGCCAGTCGAGAGGCTGTCACCTCACTATCGATCTTACCCCCCGAGTCCAGGAGAAAATTCTGCAAACCAGTCAAAAACGTGATGCCCAGGGAGACGGACAGCAGGTTGGTTAAAGGGGGCCGGGGCTCAGCCGGAACATCCACTAGACCTAGGCAAGCTAGGATGAGAGGTCCATGAGTGATGACCAATACTGGCCAGAGTGCTCCCTGGCCAGGACCGTCCACACACA
Protein-coding sequences here:
- the ap5m1 gene encoding AP-5 complex subunit mu-1 encodes the protein MSFRALWIISQDNGENASVRFSRRFATVEHRAKILAGSSYVAVPEDNTVLGLLLTELGLSDPQKPFVLLRDDCRRCPRTPVRELCVDGPGQGALWPVLVITHGPLILACLGLVDVPAEPRPPLTNLLSVSLGITFLTGLQNFLLDSGGKIDSEVTASRLAVLPTVLLHVCPFGTPLDVPSLGVLASASVLAPAGNQKQPAWKTSFHKGRAVVNIALTETVRSKQYGDPSRRDTWDVFGTVMCKCEVEGVLPNVTVTLTLPPNGSPLQDILVHPCVTSLDSNILTACSVDNDDGSSFSGPYKFPFSPPLEPFRLCGYTSQVPVPPILGSYQLKEEENHLLVSVTLKLHESVKNSFEYCEAHLPFFNRPQMGCVDVKVSFGQLDVSKEKNLLVWVIGQKFSKSREITMEGNIGFSGPAAGPTDPLCTDLIAYVKLYFKVPDMTLSGCCVDQHSVQVYSCAKPKITTSRELQSKDYFIWNSTGTAPVSQMLV